The Mya arenaria isolate MELC-2E11 chromosome 16, ASM2691426v1 genome includes a window with the following:
- the LOC128222548 gene encoding uncharacterized protein LOC128222548, with the protein MATRREHGSGTGSDDFCRNVRRLSTDIEQISIGLSEQMRSVNDNINNLTPEQITEALAQFMKDTNALEELKQITERKISELKDLRLKLLEHAKNSNDNMRQVQGRAGTRDSGYASTDSQLVNRSACETSSLVTQPSDAHPELASVSSMSGPHALATNMSRVSLRESEHEERSEAEC; encoded by the exons atggcAACCAGAAGAGAACATGGAAGCGGAACCGGAAGTGATGATTTCTGTCGAAACGTGCGACGATTATCGACTGACATTGAACAAATATCGATTGGATTATCGGAGCAGATGAGATCTGTTAATGATAACATTAACAATCTAACACCGGAGCAGATAACTGAGGCACTTGCCCAATTTATGAAG GATACCAATGCCTTGGAAGAGTTAAAACAGATCACGGAGAGAAAGATAAGTGAGCTGAAAGACCTGAGGTTGAAGCTTCTGGAGCATGCCAAAAACAGTAATGATAATATGAGACAAGTGCAAGGACGTGCAG GCACGCGAGACAGCGGTTACGCCTCAACAG ATTCTCAGCTTGTGAATAGG TCCGCGTGCGAGACGTCAAGTTTGGTAACCCAACCGTCCGACGCTCACCCGGAGTTGGCTAGCGTCTCCAGTATGTCAGGGCCCCATGCGCTAGCAACAAATATGTCAAGGGTATCTTTACGAGAAAGT GAGCATGAAGAAAGGTCAGAGGcagaatgttga